In Cicer arietinum cultivar CDC Frontier isolate Library 1 chromosome 1, Cicar.CDCFrontier_v2.0, whole genome shotgun sequence, one DNA window encodes the following:
- the LOC101509865 gene encoding uncharacterized protein translates to MLSAKSESDITSLAPSSPSRSPKRPVYYVQSPSRDSHDGDKSSSMHATPISNSPMESPSHPSFGRHSRNSSASRFSGIFRSSSGRKSGRKRNDKGWPECGVILEEGSYREFDDKPFARRFQALIAVFTFVVVFTVFCLIIWGASRPYKAEITVKSLTVHNLYAWEGTDFTGVPTKIMTINSTLHMSIYNPATFFGIHVHSSPINLVFSDISVATGELKKHYQPRKSHRIVSVNLKGNKVPLYGAGSSIMVSQMGSVEVALVLKFEMRSRGDVVGKLVRTKHDKEITCPLVINSSGSKPIKFKKNSCTYH, encoded by the exons atgCTTTCTGCTAAATCAGAATCTGATATAACTAGTTTAGCACCATCATCACCATCAAGATCTCCAAAGAGACCTGTGTACTATGTACAAAGTCCTTCAAGAGATTCACATGATGGTGACAAATCATCTTCCATGCATGCTACTCCAATATCAAACAGTCCTATGGAGTCACCTTCACATCCTTCTTTTGGCCGTCACTCCAGAAACTCGTCTGCTAGTCGGTTTTCGGGGATTTTCAGGTCATCTTCAGGCAGGAAAAGTGGTAGAAAGAGGAATGATAAAGGCTGGCCTGAGTGTGGTGTCATTCTTGAAGAAGGCTCTTATCGCGAATTCGATGATAAACCTTTTGCTAGGCGATTTCAAGCTTTGATTGCTGTTTTTACTTTTGTCGTTGTTTTTACTGTGTTTTGTTTGATCATTTGGGGTGCTAGCAGGCCTTACAAGGCAGAAATTACTGTCAAG AGTTTGACTGTACATAATCTATATGCTTGGGAGGGTACAGACTTCACAGGAGTCCCAACAAAAATTATGACAATTAATAGTACTTTGCACATGAGCATATATAACCCTGCTACATTTTTTGGAATTCATGTTCACTCTTCACCCATCAATCTTGTTTTCTCAGATATCAGTGTTGCAACTGGTGAG TTGAAGAAACACTATCAGCCAAGAAAAAGTCACAGAATTGTATCAGTGAACTTGAAAGGTAACAAGGTTCCTCTTTATGGCGCTGGATCAAGCATAATGGTTTCGCAAATGGGTAGCGTTGAAGTAGCACTTGTGTTAAAGTTCGAAATGCGATCGCGAGGTGATGTAGTGGGGAAACTTGTAAGGACAAAACATGATAAGGAAATCACTTGCCCTTTGGTTATCAACTCTTCTGGATCAAAACCTATCAAGTTCAAGAAGAATTCATGCACATATCATTGA